The Bacillota bacterium genomic interval AACAGGTCGTCCCCCACGAGCTGCACCCGGCCGCCCAAACGCTCCGTGAGTTCCCGCCAGCCTTCCCAATCTTCTTCGGCCAGTCCGTCCTCGATGGAGATGACCGGGTAGTTTTGAACCAGGTCCTCGTAGTAGCCGATCAGCTCGGAGGCGGTAAGTGTCCGGTTTTCCCCGGCCAGGTGGTATCGGCCGTCCCGGAAGAACTCGCTGGCGGCCGCGTCCAGGGCCAGCATTACGTCCTCCCCGGGGCGGTAGCCGGCGGCCCGGACCGCCTCCATGATCAGGTCCAGCGCCTGGGCATGTGACTCCAGGAACGGGGCGAAACCGCCCTCGTCTCCCACTGTGGTGCCCAAACCCCGGGATTTCAAAACCTTCTTCAGGGCGTGGTACACTTCCACTCCGCAGCGTAGGGCGCCCGCAAAGGACGACGCGCCCACCGGCACGACCATGAACTCCTGGAGGTCCAGGTTGTTGTCGGCGTGCCGCCCCCCGTTGAGGATGTTCAGAAGCGGCACCGGCAGCTCACGGGCGTAGGTCCCGCCCAGATAGCGGTACAGGGGCAGACCGACCCCGTTGGCGGCGGCCTTGCAGACCGCCAGCGAGACCCCCAAAATCGCGTTGGCCCCGAGCTTGCTCTTGTTCTCGGTGCCGTCAAGCTCGATCAGGATGGTGTCGATGGCCACCTGGCCGGTCGCGTCGACGCCGGTGATCTCGGGGGCGATGATGGCGTTGACGTTCGCCACCGCCCGGCTGACGCCCCGGCCGAGGAAGCGGTGCATATCCCCGTCGCGCAGCTCGACCGCTTCGAAGGTCCCCGTGGACGCGCCCGACGGTACGGCCGCCCGGCCCAGGGTGCCGTCGTCGAGGATGACATCGACCTCGACGGTGGGGTTGCCGCGCGAATCAAGGATCTCCCGGGCAAAGACGTCGGAGATGAAAGTGGACACAGGGAAGACCTCCTTAAAGGGGTTAAGAATATAGCAATCAGAATCTAGAATCCAGAATGAAAACCCCGGAAAGGGGTCAGGCCCCTCTTAGGAGCAAGAATATAGAATCCAGAATGCGCATCCGAGCAACAAAAGGCTTCTTTCAATTCACGGGCTCGGTTGCTCCCCAGAAACGCGATCCACGATGCGTGCGCTCCCTAAAGCTTCCGAACGAACAGATATTAGTTCTTTGACTCACCGTTCTTTGTCTTCACCACTTCTGAATTCTGGATTCTGGATTCCTCTCCCCTGGGAGAGGAGGGAGGTGCCCGTCATTTCCACCGGCTTGGGCAACCCCAGCAAGTCCAGAATTGTGGGGGCCACGTCCTGTAAGCCGCCCGGCCGCAGGGACCGGCCCGCCGCCGCCCCGCCGATGATCAGCAGCGGCACCGGGTTACAGGTATGAGCCGTAAGGGGACAGCCTTCGGCGTCGCACATGTGCTCGGCCTTGCCGTGATCCCCCACCACAAGCACCGTCCCGGCCTTGGCCAGCACCGCCTCCACGACCCGGCCCAGGCATTCGTCCACCGCCTCGACGGCCTTGACAGTGGCCGAAAGGTCTCCGGTGTGCCCAACCATGTCGGGATTGGCGTAATTCACAATGATTACGTCGTATTTTTCCATATTCGCCAGCAAAGTATCCGTTACCTCCCTGGCACTCATTTCCGGTTTCAAATCGTAAGTGGGCACTTTCGGGGAAGGGATCAGGAGCCGGTCTTCCCCGGGGTCGCACTTTTCCACGCCCCCGTTGAAAAAGAAAGTGACGTGCGCGTATTTTTCGGTCTCGGCCAGGCGGAGCTGGCGGAGGCCGTGCCGACTCAGGACGTTTCCCAGGGTGTTGGGCAGTTCCTGAGGACCGAAAGCGACCGGCGCTTCGATGGTCCGGTCGTACTGCGTGAGGCACACGAAGTCCGGAAAGACGGGCGCCGGACCGCGGTCGAAACCGCCGAATTCGGCGTCCGTGAAGGACCTGGTGATCTGGCGGGCCCGGTCCGGCCGGAAGTTGAAAAAAACCAGCGCGTCCCCGTCGCGCACCAGTCCGACCGGCCGGTCGTCCCGGACAATGACGGTCGGCTGGATAAACTCGTCGGTTTCCCCCCGCTCGTAGCCCTGTTCCACGGCCTGCCGGGCCGAAGAAGCCTGAAAGCCCCGGCCCTGGACCATGGCCCGGTAGGCCCGGGCCGTGCGCTCCCAGCGCCGGTCCCGGTCCATGGCGTAGTACCGTCCCATTACCGAGGCCACCGCCCCGAAGCCGAGCGTCTTCAGCTTCTCCTCCAACGCGGCGATGTACTCCAGGGCGTTCGCCGGAGGTACGTCGCGGCCGTCCAGGAAAGCGTGCACGTATACGGAACGCTGATCCAGCCGCCCGGCCATCTCCAGCAGGGCGAACAGGTGGCTGATATGGCTGTGCACGCCGCCGTCGGACAAAAGCCCCATCAGGTGCAGGGTGCCGCCGTTTCCGCGCGAAGCCTCAATACTCGTGATCAGGACTCCATTTTCAAAAAAACTCCCGTCCCTGACGGCACGGGTGATTCGAGTCAGATCCTGGTAGACGATCCGGCCGGCCCCGAGGTTCAGGTGCCCGACCTCGGAGTTCCCCATCTGGCCGGGGGGAAGCCCCACCTCCTCGCCCGCGCACTTGAGCACGGTGTGGGGCCAGTTGCTCAGGTACCGTTCCCAGTTGGGAGTGTCGGCCAGGGCGATGGCGTTCCCCTCCACCCGGTCCCCCAGGCCCCAACCGTCCAGAATCACCAGGACCAGCGGCGTGTTGCGGTTCAACCCCCCACCACCCCCCCGGTCTCCCGGATGATACCGGCGAAACTCTCGACCTTCAGGCTCGCCCCCCCCACCAGGGCCCCGTCGATGTCCGGCTGGGACATCAGGGCGCCGGTGTTTTCCGGCTTCACGCTGCCCCCGTACTGGATGCGGACCTGGTCGGCCGCCTCCCGGCCGAATAGTTCGCCCACCAGGACGCGGATGCGGGCGTTTACATCCTGGGTGTCCGCCGGGCCGGCGGTCCGGCCCGTGCCGATCGCCCACACCGGTTCGTAGGCGATGACCAACCCGGCCACCGCGTCGGCCGGCAATCCGGCCAGGCACCCCTGGACCTGGGCGGTGACCACTTCTTTTGTCCGGCCCGCTTCGCGCTCCTCCAGGGACTCCCCCACGCAGACGATCGGGACCAGCCCCCGGGAAAGCGCCGCCCGGGCTTTGCGGTTCACGTTCGCGTCGGTCTCCCCGAAATACTGCCGCCGCTCGGAGTGGCCGAGGATTACGTAGCGGCAGCCGATCTCCGCGAGCATCACCGGCGAAACCTCACCGGTAAAAGCCCCCTCGGTTTCCCAGAACATGTTCTGGGCGGCCAAGCCGATGGGCGACCCGGCCAACACCCCGGCCACCGGCACCAGGGCCGGAAACGGCGGGGCAATCACGATTTCCACGTTGTGAACGCCGGCACTCGCGTCTTGCAGCCGCCGCACGAATTCCACGGCCTCCGACGGCGTCTTGTACATCTTCCAGTTACCGGCGATAATCGGCTTGCGCAAAGCTTTGATTCCCCCTCCCTACCGGTCCTGCAGGACCGCCACCCCGGGGAGTTCCCGGCCCGCCAGCAATTTCAGCGAGGCGCCCCCGCCGGTGGACACGTGGTCCACCCGGTCGAGCACCCCCGCCTGTTTGACGGCCGCGACGGTATCTCCCCCGCCGACGATCGTGGTCGCTTCGGCGGCGGCGATCACCCGGGCCAAATCCAGCGTGCCGCGGTCGAACCCGGGCACCTCGAAAAGGCCGACCGGACCGTTCCAGAAAATGGTGCGGGCCGGCCGGAGCCGGTTGGCGTACAGGCGCACAGTGCCGGAACCCAGGTCAAAAGCCGCCCAGCCGACGGGGATGCTCTCCACATCCACGGTCACCCTTTTCTCAGGCTGCTCCCGGTCGGGTGCCACCACCAGGTCGATCGGCAACGTGATCCGCTCCCCCCGGCCGGCCTTGGCCAACAGCGCCCTGGCCGTATCGAGCCGGTCGGCCTCGAACAGGGAAGCCTGGAGATTGTGACCCTGGGCGGCCAGAAACGTGTTCGCCATTCCGCCGCCGATCAGGAGGTAGTCGGCCTTCTCGATGAGGCGCTCCAGAACCCCGATCTTGTCCGAAATCTTCGCGCCCCCGATGACAGCCACGAACGGGCGTTCCGGAGCGGCCAACAACCGCCCCAGAATATCCAGTTCTCTCTCCAGGAGCAAACCGGCCACAGCCGGAAGGTGGGCGGCGATGCCGGCGGTGGAAGCGTGGGCGCGATGGGCGGTTCCGAAGGCGTCGTTGACGTAGAGGTCGGCCAGGGCCGCCAGGCGGGAGGCAAATTCAGGGTCGTTTTGTTCCTCTTCGGGGTAGAAGCGGACGTTCTCCAGCAGCATGATGTCACCCGCAGCCAGTTCCCGGGCGGCGGCTTCCGTCTCCGGACCCACGGCCTCCCCGGCGAAGCGCACCGGCCGTCCGGTCAGCGTGCCGAGTCTTTCGGCCACCGGCCGCAGGCTGAAACGGCCGTCGGGTCTTCCTTTGGGCCGGCCCAGGTGCGAGGCCAGAATTACGGCCGCCCCGCCGGCGAGCAGGTACTCGATCGTGGGCAGACACGCGCGGATCCTGGTGTCGTCGGCCACCTTACCCTGTTCGTTGAAGGGGACGTTGAAGTCCACGCGCACAAAGACCCGTTTTCCACCGACGTCCACGTCCCGTATCGTTTTCTTGTGCAAACGTTTCTCCCTCCGCAGTCGGCGGGGTTATGCCGATTCCGGAAATCCCCTGGACGCGATGTAGGCGGCCAGGTCCACCACCCGGCAGGAATAACCCCACTCGTTGTCGTACCAGGCCACCACCCGGACCAGATTCCCGCCCAGGACCATGGTTGAGGGGCCGTCAATGGTGGCGGAATGCGGGTCCCCGATGTAGTCGACCGAAACCAGGGGGGTATCTTCAAAGGCCAGCACGCCTTTGAGTTCGCCCGCGGCCGCTTCCCGCAGGGCGGCGTTGACTTCTTCCTCGGCGGCCTCCCGTTCGAGTTCGGCCACCAGGTCGACCACCGACACGTTCGGCACCGGAACCCGCAGGGCGAAGCCGTTGATCCGGCCCTCAAGCTCGGGCAGTATCCCGCCCACCGCCATGGCCGCGCCGGTGGTCGTGGGGACGATGGACAGGGCGGCCGCCCGGCCCCGGCGGGGGTCCCGATAGGGCATGTCGAGCAACTGCTGGCCGTTGGTGTACGCGTGCACCGTGTTCATCAGCGCCTTGCGGATCCCAAACTGCTCGTGCAGCACCTTGGCGACCGGAGCCAGGCAGTTGGTGGTGCAGGAAGCATTGGAGAGGATGTGGTGCCTTTCCGGGTCGTACAGGTGGTGGTTTACGCCCATCACCACCATCAGGTCCGCGTCGGCCGCCGGCGCGGTGACGATCACCTTCCGGCCTCCGGCCCGGAGGTGGCCCCCGGCCCGGGCGGCGTCCTTCAATACCCCGGTCGACTCGACCACGATGTCTGCTCCCAGGTCGGCCCACGGGAGAGCCGATGGGTCCGCTTCCGCAAGGACCTTGATTTCCCGGCCCCGGAACAGAAACACGTCGCCGAGGGCGCTCACTTCATCTTGAAACCGGCCGTGAACCGAATCGTGGCGGAGGCTGTACAGCAGGGATTCCGCGTATGCGGGCGTTGCGGCGAGCCGCCGCGACCTGTGATTGACCGCCGCCACCTCGACGTCTTCACGGGCCAGGGCCGCGCGCATCACCAGCTTCCCGATCCGGCCGAACCCGTTGATACCCAGTCTCACCTTCATCAGCCGTACTCCTCCCCTAGTATGAGTTGTTCCCGTTCCGTCTAACCGGCCGAAGACGATTGGCCACATTATAACAGGCCGGGCAGCGGATGGTAACCCCCGTATGCAATTCACCCGGCTCAGTTCCGGGTCTTGGAACCCAGGATCTGCCCGGCGATGTGTTCCAGCCTCCGCAGGCGATGGTTGACGCACGACTTGCTCAAGGGAGGCTGGGCCAACTCACCCAGTTCGCGCAGGCTGACTTCCGGATACTGCAGGCGCAGCCGGGCCACCTGGCGGAGCGGTGGGGAGAGGTTCTCCAGGCCCAACCGCTGCACCACCAGCCGGATGTGTTCCTCCTGGCGCATTCCGGCCGAAACCGTCTTGCCCAGGTTGGCCGTGTCACAGTTCACCAGCCGGTTCACCCGGTTGCGCATATCCTTGTAAACGCGGGTGTTTTCAAAATCAAGCAGGGCCGTGTGCGCTCCCATGAGCTTGAGCGCGTCGGCCACCTGCTCGCCGCCCTTGAGGTAGACGACCCAGCCCCGTTTGCGCGGGGAAAAACGCCCCTCCAGGCCAACCTTGCGCATCAAGCCCGACAGGTCCGCTGCCAGGCGCTCGTCCCCGACGGCGATTTCCAGATGGTAGGCCCCCCGGGGACTGGAAACCGAGCCGCGGGCCAGGAACGCCCCCCGGAGGTAGGACCGCCGGCAGCATTCCCGGCCCACCAGGTCCCGCCTCAGACCGGGTCTGACCCTTAGGGAAGCAGTGAACAGGCCCGTCTCCACCAGGGCGGGACCCAGGCCGTCCTGGCGGCCGATGCGCACCAAATACTCGTTGTTCTTCTTCAGCCGTGGCTTGCGGCGGATTTCCACCCGGGCGGCAAGTTTGAACTGCGTCTTCAACGCCTTGAAGACTTTGCGGGCGATCGCCGCATTTTCCGTCGTGACCAGCAGCTCCCCCGGTCCGCGGACCAGGCGGCCGTTAAGCTTGACCAGCGCCGCCAATTCGGCCAGCCGGCAGCAAGACGGCAACCCTTCGATCCGGGCCAGTTCGTCCTTGGTGTAGGCCGAAAACGACACAGGCCAGCCCTGCCTCCCGCTGTTTGCTATTTATTATAGCACAATCATAAATAGTGCTGACCTAAAACTTCCCTAAAAGGTCTTTTTGTGTGAATCTATTCCCTGATTAAAACATATGTGCCTATTAATTTGCGCCGGCAGTGTCCCGGCCCAGGTCACGGTGCCGGACGACGATCCGGTGGTTGCGCTCCCGCAGTTGTTCTCCGAGCCAGTTGGCCAGCACCACCGACCGGTGCTTGCCGCCCGTGCACCCGATGGCCAACGTCAGCGTGGTCTTGCCCTCCCGGATATATTGCGGGATCAAGAAATCGAACAGGTTTTGCAGGTGGGAAAGAAACTCGCCGGTGATGGGCGCTTCGAAGACGTAGTCTTTTACCGCCTCTTCGAGCCCGGTCAGGGGCTGGAGTTGGGGTTCGTAATGGGGGTTGGGCAGAAACCGGACATCGATGACCAGGTCGGCGTCCAGGGGAATTCCGTACTTGTAGCCGAAAGAAACGGCGGTGATCGCCAAACGCTCCCGGTCTCCATTGCCACCGTAGAGGTTGGCTATCTCTTGCTTGAGCTGGGCCACGGAGAAATTGGAGGTGTCGATGATCTTGTGGGCCAGTCCGCGCAGTTCCCGCAGCGCCAGCCGTTCGGCCTCAATCCCTTCCACGATCTCCCCCGAGGTGCTCAACGGGTGCGGGCGCCTGGACTCCTTGAAGCGGCGCACCAAGGTCTCGTTTGAGGCCTCCAGGTAGAGGATTTCATAACGGAGACTCTGGTCTTTGAGGTCGTTCAACACGTCAAGGACGGTGGCGAAGAACTCCCCTCCCCGGACGTCGACCACCAGCGCGATCCGCTCTATCTTTCCGGTGGTTTGGGCGCAAAGCTCGGCAAACTTAGGTATCAGCTTTGGGGGCAGATTGTCGACACAAAAGAACCCCAGGTCCTCCAGACACCGTACGGCCTGGGTCTTGCCCGCTCCGGACAGACCGGTGACAATCAGGAGCCTGGTCCCCGCCATGATTCATCACACCCCGGGTCTATTCGTGTTTGGCCAGTTCGTTTTTGAGGTGGTCGATCACCCGCACCGGACCGGGGTCGATCCCGGCCAGTGCCGCCACATACATGCTAGCGTAATCTCCCAGATAAATCAACGAATAGAGCCGGGCCGACTCAGTGGGGCCGGAGGCGTGAACCTCGGTCAGGCCGGCCGTCTTCCTGACCATTTCCCGGGTAATCTTCATGCGGAGCCGCACCCGTGGGTGATCGGCGTCGTCTTTTAGGATGATGAGCCAAATCCGGCCCAGGAGGTCTCCGGGCTGTTCAAATCCGACCACCTCGTTGTGGTTGAGCTCGGGAAACACGTTCCAGTAGGCGGGCGCCTTGGCGTTCTCGTTGAGCTGCCCCTTCCAGCGCTGGGCGACCACCTCGGTGGTGCCCGAGGCGCCCCAGATCACGGGCAGCCGGTCCTGAAGGTTCAAGGCTAGTTGCTTGGCCGGGTTTTCGCGGGTCGGCGTCCGGGGGCCGTACCGGTCGCGGAGTTCCCGCAGGTGCACGGAAAGGCCTTCGACCTCGGCCCGCATCCCGGCGAAAAACCCCAGCCGCTCAAGCACGGCCACCATCGGGATAAAAAGGTGCCCGGTCGCCGCGCGCGGGGCGATGCCGGCCGGCACGCGGATCACCGTTTGACCATCGGCGGCGGCTTTATCCCCCAGTTGCCCGCCGGTGGTGACCGCCACCACGGACGCCCCCCGCTCCCGAGCGGCATCGTAGGCGCTCAAGGTCTCCTCGGTGTTCCCGGAATAGCTGACCGCGAAGACCAGGGTGTCCTGGTTGACGTACCACGGCAGCGTGTAGTCCCGGTTGACCAGCACCGGGAGGTGCAGCTTGCCGGCGGCAAACACCCGCAAGAGGTCCCCGCCGATGGCCGAACCCCCGACACCGGTCACCAGGATCTGCCGCCAGTCCGTCACTTCGGGCAGGGGCGTTTCCCCGGCCAGGGACCAGGCTTGCTCACATTGTTCGGGCAGGTTCCAGGCCGCCTCGAACATCCCCGTGGAATCCAGTGCTCCCAATTCCCTTGCACTGTCCAACACACCACTCACCATATCACCCTCCTTAAAGTTAAGGATCAGGACGGTCAGGACAATAACTTACGGAACACTTGCCTATCAGATCTCCTTGCCTTCAACTCCAACCTTTCTGGAATGTCGGAACCTACCCTGAAAATCCCCTCGATAAACACTTTCATTCCCGCATGAGCGACGATGAATCGTCGTGAGCGACTCCTCCGACTCCTCTGACTTGGCTCGATCCGGTGGGTTTCGGGGCCCACTTCGAGCACGTCCTCAGCGCAGGCCCGCCCAAGCCGTCTGATGGTGCCGCAGGCGGCATGGTTGTCTTCTCTGAAAATATAATCTGGAATAAACACTTTCATTCCCGCATGAGCGACGATGAATCGTCGTAAGCGACTCCTCCGAAAGGTGTCCGCCGAAGTCACTCAGAATCATTCCGGCTGTATCGCCGCAACATCCTCCGGTTCACCTGCCGCGCAGGGCCAGGGCGACCGCGCCCAGCGCGCCCGCCCGCGCGCCCAGCGCGCCCGGCACCAGTCGCACCTGCCGGTAGGCCGCCTCCAGGGCCTGCTCCCGCAGGGAGGTGTCCATCCGCTCCCAAAGCAGCCGGCCGCTTCGCATCACCCCGCCGCCCAGCACTACCAGGCCCGGATTGAGCAGGTTGACTACGGCGGCCAGCCCGGTCCCCAGGTGCCAGGCCGCCTCGTCTAGGATGGCGCGCGCTTCCGGGTCGCCCGCTTCGGCCGCGCGGGCCACGGTTGCGGCCGTAATCGCTTCCGCCGCCCCGCCCGCCAGGGCCAGCATGCCGGCTCCGGGGCGGACGCGGGTACCGCCGGTTCCGGCAGGCGCACCGGCACCGCCGCCCGCACCCCCGTCCAGCAATTCCCGGGCCCGGAGCGCGATCGCCGTTCCGGAGGCCACCGCCTCCAGACACCCCCGGCTCCCGCAGCGGCAGCGCGGGCCGCCCGGCACCACGGTGATGTGCCCGATCTCGCCCGCCCCGCCGCCCGCACCCCCGTAAATCTCCCCTCTCAGGATGAGCCCGCCGCCGATCCCGGTGCTAACAGTGACGTACACCAGTTCGGTGCCGCCCCGGCCGGCGCCGAAGGCGTACTCGCCCAGGGCGCCGAGGTTGGCGTCGTTCTCCAGGCGCACCGGGAGTCCGAGGCGTGCCTCCAGGTCGGCTCGCAGGGGCGCCTCTTTCCAACCCAGGTTAGGCGCCTGGTGCACGATTCCGGTCTGCGGGTCGAGCGGCCCGGGCGCCCCGACCCCCACCACCCGGACGTTTTCGGGGCGCGCGCCGGCCTGGGCCGCGACCGCGGCCACCGTCTCCGCAATCCGCTCCACGACGGCTTCGTATCCCCGCCCGGCCTCGGTCGGCACCTTCGCCTCCGCCTTGACCGTACCTTCCGCCGTGGCCAGCAACGTGTATATTTTGGTACCGCCCAGGTCGACCCCGGCTACATAATCGGCCCCCACGAGTCCACCCCGCTTTCCGTCACTCGCCGAGCACGAACCGCTCGATGACCTCGGCCACGCCGTCCGCGTCGTTGGACGCCGTGACGTGGTCCGCGTGCCGTTTCACCTCGTCCCGGGCGTTGCCCATCATCACGCCCAGCCCGGCCCAGGCCACCATGTCCAGGTCGTTGTAGCCGTCGCCGATCGCCATCACGGCTTCCCGCGGGACGCCGCAGTGTTCCGCCAGGTACTGCAGCGCCCGGCCTTTGGTCGCCCGGGGATGGGAGAACTCCAGGAACTTGAGCTTCGAGCGGGTGATGTGCACCCGCTCCGGCGGGAAAAGGGCGAGCATCTCCCGTTCCAGGCGCTCGATGTCGTCCTCAGCGCCGATGGCCAGCACCTTGGTCGGGTCGCGGCCGCCGAGGTATTCAAGGAGGTCGCCCACCGGGTGGGCTTCAACCCGGGAAAGGTCGGCGTACCTTCGGCCCAGTTCGGTCAGGACTTCCATATAGAGCCGGTCGTCCAGGTACACGTTGATGTGGTAGCCGTGGGCCCGCAGGCGTTCGATCACGGCCCGGGCGGTGTGGTTCGCCAACGCCCGGTGCAGCAGTTCGGCGCCGGTCACCGGGTGCTTCACCAGCGCTCCCTGGTAGGTGATGATCGGAGCGTCGATGCCCAGGCGGCGCGCGAACGGCGCCGCGGAAAGGAACATCCGCCCGGTCGCCAGGGTGACCACCACGCCCGACTCCTGGGCGCGGCTGATCGCCCGCTCCGCGCGCGGCGACACCTCGAGCCCGCTCGTGAGCAGAGTGTCGTCCAGGTCAATGGCCACCAGCCCGTAGTCCGGCAAAACAATACCCCCGTGCTAGGGCGGACCGGACCGAAGTCCGCCGGTCTCCGCCCCGCTATTGTGGATGCCCCGGCCCGGCCCGCCCTGAACCTTCTCCCGTCATGTTCCTTCAGGCGGGCCTTGTTTATCCGGAGTGGTGCGCATAACGCCTCTGAAAATCAAAGTTCGCCGACTGGGCACTTTATACCTGCCCGGGCGGCGGCAAGGTTTGGCAAACGGCCGGGTCCGGCCGTTATTCCGCGGGAGCGTCGTGGAAGTAGTCGTACACGGCTTGGGCGGCCTTGCGGTTCATGGACGGGACGGCGGCCAGTTCCGCCGGCGTCGCCCCCTTAAGGGCGTCCAGGGACGGGAAGGCTTTCTGCAGGGCGCGGCGCCGCACCGGCCCGATGCCGTCGATCTCCTCCAGCAGGGAACGCAGGCTTTCCCGGGAACGGGTCCGGCGGTGGGTGCCGACGGCGAACCGGTGGGCCTCGTCGCGCAAGTGCTGCAGGAGAAAAAGGGCCTGGGAGTCCGGGGGCACCGGCACCGGTGTGCTGCGTCCCGGGGCGTAGACCTTTTCCGCTTCCTTGGCCAGGGCGAACACGGGTACGGCCTGGAATCCGGTCTCGCGCAGGGCCTCCTGGGCCGCGCTCAGCTGGCCCTTGCCCCCGTCAATGAGCACCAGGTCGGGCAACCGGTAAAAACGGGCTTCGCGCGACGAGAGCTGTCCCGTGGCAATCAACTCCGCCTCTTCACGGGCGCGGGCGAAACGGCGGGCCACCACCTCGCGCATGGCCGCGAAATCGTTCGGAGCGCCGACGGTCTCCCGCACCCGGAACTGCCGGTATTCAGCGGGGGCCGGGCGGCCGTCCTCGAAGACGACCATGACGCCCACCGTTTGGGCGCCCTGAATGTTGGAGATGTCGTACCCCTCAAGGCGGGCCGGGGCCTGTTCCAGCCCCAGGACGGCGGCGAGTTCGGCCAGGGCCTCGCCCGCATCGCGTTCGAACTCCATCTGGACCCGGGCCTCGGCGGCGTTTTGCTCGGCCAGGCGGACCAGTTCAAGTT includes:
- a CDS encoding Cof-type HAD-IIB family hydrolase, translated to MPDYGLVAIDLDDTLLTSGLEVSPRAERAISRAQESGVVVTLATGRMFLSAAPFARRLGIDAPIITYQGALVKHPVTGAELLHRALANHTARAVIERLRAHGYHINVYLDDRLYMEVLTELGRRYADLSRVEAHPVGDLLEYLGGRDPTKVLAIGAEDDIERLEREMLALFPPERVHITRSKLKFLEFSHPRATKGRALQYLAEHCGVPREAVMAIGDGYNDLDMVAWAGLGVMMGNARDEVKRHADHVTASNDADGVAEVIERFVLGE
- a CDS encoding ROK family protein is translated as MGADYVAGVDLGGTKIYTLLATAEGTVKAEAKVPTEAGRGYEAVVERIAETVAAVAAQAGARPENVRVVGVGAPGPLDPQTGIVHQAPNLGWKEAPLRADLEARLGLPVRLENDANLGALGEYAFGAGRGGTELVYVTVSTGIGGGLILRGEIYGGAGGGAGEIGHITVVPGGPRCRCGSRGCLEAVASGTAIALRARELLDGGAGGGAGAPAGTGGTRVRPGAGMLALAGGAAEAITAATVARAAEAGDPEARAILDEAAWHLGTGLAAVVNLLNPGLVVLGGGVMRSGRLLWERMDTSLREQALEAAYRQVRLVPGALGARAGALGAVALALRGR